A part of Neoarius graeffei isolate fNeoGra1 chromosome 8, fNeoGra1.pri, whole genome shotgun sequence genomic DNA contains:
- the LOC132890032 gene encoding uncharacterized protein LOC132890032 yields the protein MTCLWILILIFSTMYPVQPGRRWVAAQSLTESGVYQPDKELSVDIGDSATLQCCISENEIGIIAWFKQPNRQKPQLIVTVYKTAGETFYKESQKSRFQIERSSNCLNMKILKMTQSDEAMYYCALTDPDPVFADGTYLKIKGEHVTIESETSKPALGDNSVGCEPTLHGNSTNMNTQEKTVLGLGTALGLCALLIFCLIYFILRRRKWDKSKEDFPGMTQESEAETLNYAAVQFSKRNPKAETKKTGSSDECVYSGVKKTLRCNRNNL from the exons atgacttgtttgtggattttaattttgattttcagCACCATGT ATCCAGTCCAACCTGGTAGACGCTGGGTTGCTGCACAATCCCTCACAGAGTCAGGAGTTTATCAGCCTGATAAAGAGCTCAGTGTGGATATCGGAGACTCGGCGACTCTGCAGTGTTGTATTTCTGAAAATGAAATTGGGATAATCGCCTGGTTTAAGCAACCAAACAGACAAAAACCTCAGCTTATAGTCACAGTGTATAAAACCGCTGGAGAAACATTTTACAAAGAATCCCAAAAGTCACGTTTCCAAATAGAAAGATCTTCAAACTGCTTAAATATGAAAATTTTAAAAATGACTCAGTCTGATGAAGCCATGTACTACTGTGCACTGACGGATCCTGACCCCGTGTTTGCAGATGGAACTTATTTAAAAATTAAAG GTGAACATGTTACTATTGAATCAGAAACATCTAAACCAGCTCTGGGTGATAATTCAGTGGGCTGTGAACCAACACTGCATGGAAACAGCACTAACATGAACACACAAGAGAAAACAG TGCTCGGTTTGGGAACGGCTTTGGGTTTGTGTGCACTTCTGATTTTCTGTCTCATTTATTTCATACTGAGGAGAAGAAAATGGGATAAAAGTAA AGAAGATTTTCCAGGAATGACGCAG gaaTCTGAAGCTGAAACACTGAATTATGCAGCTGTGCAATTCTCTAAGAGGAACCCCAAAGCTGAAACAAAGAAAACTGGCTCTTCAGATGAGTGTGTGTACTCCGGTGTGAAGAAAACTCTAAGATGTAACAGAAATAATTTATAA